TCCACGCGTCACGCTCGTCAGGCAGCGCATCGGACAACGCATCCAGCGTCACCGAATCAGCAAGCGTCAACGCGCCGACACCCGTGCGCCGCAGCATCACGAGATGCGCACCACACCCAAGCGCCTCGCCGATATCCTCGGCCAGCGTACGGACATACGTCCCCTTACTACACGTCACGCGAAACGTCACATCCGGCAACGCACAAGCGAGCACCTCAAGCGCATGAATCGTCACCTGACGCCCTTCGCGCTCGACCGTCTGCCCAGCGCGCGCATACTCGTACAACGGCTTACCGTCACGCTTGAGCGCCGAATACATCGGCGGCACCTGAACGATCTCGCCACGAAATTGCACGAGCGCCTGCTCGACGGCAGCCTGATCGCACGTCACGTCGCGCGTTTCGATAGCTTCGCCTTCGGCATCGCCCGTCGTCGTGCGAATCCCGAGCCGCATCGTGGCTTCGTACGTCTTGTCCGCCTCCAGCAAATCCTGCGAAAACTTCGTCGCTTCACCAAAACAGAGCGGCAAAAGGCCTGACGCGAGCGGATCCAGCGTGCCCGTATGGCCCGCCTTCTTCGCGAGATACAGACGCTTTGCGCGAATCAGCGCGTCGTTGCTCGACAGACCAACCGGCTTGTCGAGCAGCAGCACACCGTCCAGCGCGCGGCGCGGCACCTTCGGACGTTGATTCTGAGTCATATATGCGCGTGCCTCGACCTGCGATCAGTCGTCTTTCGCGCGCGAAGCGTTCGCCTCGTCGATCAGGCGCGACATCTCGACCGCGCGCTCGATCGTCTTGTCGTAATGGAAATGCAGCGTCGGCACCGTGTGAATATGCAGGCGCTTGAACAACAGATTGTGCAAATGGCCCGCAGCGTGATTGAGCGCGTCCTGCGTCTGATGCGGATCGCCCGTCAGCGTCGTGAAATAGACCTTCGCGTGGGCATAGTCAGGCGTCAGTTCGACGCTCTGAAACGTGACGATACCGATGCGCGGGTCTTTGACCTCGCGGATCAGATCAGACAGATCGCGTTGAATCTGATCGGCGATCTGCACATTGCGATTGGGAGAAGTACGTTTCTTAGGCATGGTGAATCCGTGATCCAAACTACCGAATAGGCAAAGTGTTCGCGCATTCGGCGGCAGCGAGCCACGGACTCCAACGCAAACACCACAAACAATCGATGCAAAAAACAAAGGGGCGGGACCGGGCTTCAGCGCCCGCCCCGCCCCTCATGCGCCTGACGCCTGAATTACAGCGTACGCGCGACTTCCGTAACTTCGAAGACTTCGAACTGATCGCCTTCCTGGACGTCGTTGAAGTTCTTCACCGACATACCGCACTCGAAGCCCTGGCGCACTTCCTTGACGTCGTCCTTGAAGCGCTTGAGCGAATCGAGCTCGCCCGTGTGGATGACGACGTTGTTGCGCAGCACGCGCACCGACGACGAACGCTTGACCACACCGTCCGTGACCATACAGCCCGCCACCGTGCCGACCTTCGGCACCTTGAAGACCTGACGGACTTCGACCATGCCCGTGACGACTTCGCGCTTCTCCGGCGCCAGCATGCCGGACATCGCCGCTTTCACCTCATCCACTGCGTCATAGATGATGTTGTAGTAACGGATGTCGATGCCGTTGGTTTCGGCCAGCTTGCGCGCCTGGGCATCCGCACGCGTGTTGAAGCCGATGATGACCGCCTTCGACGCCGTCGCCAGATTGACGTCCGACTCGCTGATGCCGCCGACCGCGCTGTGCACGATCTGCACGCGCACTTCGTCGTTCGACAGTTTGAGCAGCGACTGCACCAATGCTTCCTGCGAACCCTGCACGTCGGCCTTGACGATGAGCGGCAGGTATTGCACTTCGCCTTCACCCATCTGTTCGAGCATGTTTTCCAGCTTCGCGGCCTGCTGCTTCGCCAGCTTCACGTCGCGGAACTTGCCTTGACGGAACAATGCGACTTCGCGCGCCTTGCGGTCGTCCGGCATGACGATGACTT
This is a stretch of genomic DNA from Paraburkholderia caribensis. It encodes these proteins:
- the truB gene encoding tRNA pseudouridine(55) synthase TruB: MTQNQRPKVPRRALDGVLLLDKPVGLSSNDALIRAKRLYLAKKAGHTGTLDPLASGLLPLCFGEATKFSQDLLEADKTYEATMRLGIRTTTGDAEGEAIETRDVTCDQAAVEQALVQFRGEIVQVPPMYSALKRDGKPLYEYARAGQTVEREGRQVTIHALEVLACALPDVTFRVTCSKGTYVRTLAEDIGEALGCGAHLVMLRRTGVGALTLADSVTLDALSDALPDERDAWIQPVDALLSTFPSVQLDADATRRFLHGQRLRLADLAVDESVLQGTRARVYASEGKLLGVARVGEGVLAPERLIVS
- the rbfA gene encoding 30S ribosome-binding factor RbfA; protein product: MPKKRTSPNRNVQIADQIQRDLSDLIREVKDPRIGIVTFQSVELTPDYAHAKVYFTTLTGDPHQTQDALNHAAGHLHNLLFKRLHIHTVPTLHFHYDKTIERAVEMSRLIDEANASRAKDD